Proteins from one Mucilaginibacter jinjuensis genomic window:
- the topA gene encoding type I DNA topoisomerase, which produces MAKNLLIVESPAKAKTIEGYLGKDFTVKSSYGHIRDLVKSEDAIDIAHNFEQKYEIPADKKQIVSELKKLAKEAEMVWLASDEDREGEAISWHLYETLGLKETNTKRIVFHEITKPAILRAIDNPRTINYNLVNAQQARRVLDRLVGFELSPVLWKKVKPSLSAGRVQSVAVRLIVDREREVNKFQSEAAFRVVAIFGKGRESFKAELGERFDKQEDAEKFLQDCAAAIFNINSLETKPAKRAPAAPFTTSTLQQEASRKLGFSVSRTMTVAQRLYESGKITYMRTDSVNLSDTALNAAAQEINSAYGAQYHQLRKYKTKSASAQEAHEAIRPTYFNEHTTDGEPAEKRLYELIWKRAIASQMSEAQFERTVAKIGISTRSEELVANGEVMKFDGFLKVYLESVDEDEDNQQDGDNAILPPLTKGQQLSLTDMTATERFSRPPARYTEASLVKKLEELGIGRPSTYAPTISTIQNRGYVVKEEREGKQRNFRVLTLKNGAITQVEKTETTGAEKGKMFPTDIGAVVNDFLVQHFNGIVDFHFTANVEKQFDDIAQGLEEWTKMIRKFYDPFHKEVESTILNADRASGERELGVHPVSGKKMSVRIGRYGPFVQIGESDDEDKVYASLRAGQMIETISLEEALELFKLPKKAGVFEDKDMTVAIGKFGPYIRHNSAFYSLPKGIDPLEVSEDQAIEIILEKRKKDAEKLMKTFDENPDMKILNGRWGPYIEFGKLNVKIPKGKEPLELTYDECKALADAMEKEPKKAGAKKFAKKK; this is translated from the coding sequence ATGGCAAAAAATTTACTGATAGTTGAGTCACCGGCAAAAGCCAAAACCATAGAAGGATACCTGGGCAAAGATTTCACTGTGAAATCGAGCTACGGCCACATCCGTGACCTGGTTAAATCTGAAGATGCTATAGATATAGCTCATAACTTTGAGCAGAAATATGAAATACCTGCCGATAAAAAACAAATAGTCAGCGAATTAAAGAAACTTGCTAAGGAGGCCGAAATGGTATGGCTCGCATCCGATGAGGACCGCGAGGGAGAAGCCATCTCGTGGCACTTGTACGAAACTTTAGGTTTGAAAGAAACCAATACCAAACGTATCGTTTTCCATGAGATCACCAAACCTGCCATTTTACGTGCTATCGATAACCCGCGTACCATTAACTATAACCTGGTAAATGCCCAACAAGCCCGCCGTGTCTTAGACAGGTTGGTAGGTTTCGAACTTTCGCCCGTATTATGGAAGAAGGTTAAACCATCATTGTCTGCCGGTCGTGTACAATCTGTTGCTGTTAGATTAATTGTTGACCGCGAACGTGAGGTAAATAAATTTCAGTCGGAAGCAGCCTTTCGTGTTGTTGCCATCTTTGGTAAAGGCCGCGAAAGCTTTAAAGCGGAGTTAGGCGAACGCTTCGACAAACAGGAAGACGCAGAGAAATTCTTACAGGATTGCGCTGCGGCTATCTTCAACATCAATTCGTTAGAAACTAAGCCTGCTAAACGTGCACCTGCTGCGCCGTTTACAACTTCTACCCTACAACAGGAAGCTAGCCGTAAACTGGGCTTTTCGGTATCACGTACCATGACTGTAGCGCAAAGGTTGTATGAATCTGGAAAGATCACCTATATGCGTACCGACTCGGTTAACCTGTCGGATACTGCTTTAAATGCAGCTGCACAAGAGATCAACTCGGCTTATGGTGCACAATACCATCAGTTAAGAAAATATAAAACTAAATCGGCAAGCGCACAGGAGGCTCACGAAGCCATCAGGCCAACTTATTTTAATGAGCACACTACCGATGGCGAACCGGCAGAAAAGCGCTTATACGAGCTAATCTGGAAGCGTGCGATAGCTTCACAAATGAGCGAAGCACAGTTTGAGCGTACCGTTGCTAAAATCGGTATCTCAACCCGTTCCGAAGAACTGGTTGCTAATGGTGAGGTAATGAAATTTGATGGTTTCCTGAAAGTATACCTGGAGTCTGTTGATGAGGATGAAGATAACCAGCAAGACGGTGACAACGCCATACTGCCACCTTTAACCAAAGGCCAACAGTTATCATTAACTGATATGACTGCTACTGAGCGTTTCTCTCGCCCGCCCGCACGTTATACAGAAGCAAGTTTGGTAAAGAAACTGGAAGAATTAGGCATAGGCCGACCATCAACCTATGCCCCTACTATATCAACCATCCAAAACCGCGGTTATGTGGTTAAGGAAGAGCGTGAAGGTAAGCAACGTAACTTTAGGGTATTAACTTTGAAAAACGGCGCTATCACCCAAGTAGAAAAAACCGAAACCACAGGTGCAGAAAAAGGTAAAATGTTCCCTACTGATATTGGCGCCGTGGTGAACGACTTTCTGGTACAGCACTTTAACGGTATTGTTGATTTCCACTTTACCGCGAATGTTGAAAAGCAATTTGACGATATTGCCCAGGGATTGGAAGAGTGGACTAAAATGATCCGTAAGTTCTATGATCCTTTTCATAAGGAGGTAGAATCGACTATATTAAATGCTGATCGTGCAAGTGGCGAACGCGAACTGGGTGTACACCCGGTGTCGGGCAAAAAAATGTCGGTACGCATTGGCCGCTACGGCCCGTTTGTGCAGATTGGCGAAAGCGATGATGAGGATAAAGTTTATGCCAGCCTCCGTGCTGGTCAAATGATCGAAACCATCAGTCTGGAAGAAGCGCTTGAACTCTTCAAACTTCCTAAAAAAGCCGGTGTTTTTGAAGATAAAGATATGACGGTTGCCATCGGTAAGTTTGGCCCTTATATTCGTCACAATAGCGCTTTCTATTCGTTACCAAAAGGAATTGATCCGTTAGAGGTTAGCGAGGACCAAGCTATTGAGATCATCTTAGAAAAACGTAAAAAAGATGCTGAAAAGCTAATGAAGACGTTTGACGAGAACCCGGATATGAAAATTTTGAATGGACGCTGGGGGCCTTATATCGAATTTGGCAAATTAAACGTTAAGATACCCAAAGGCAAAGAGCCGCTTGAACTTACTTATGATGAGTGTAAAGCACTTGCCGATGCGATGGAAAAAGAGCCTAAAAAAGCAGGCGCCAAGAAATTTGCGAAGAAAAAATAA